DNA from Streptomyces luteogriseus:
GGCATGGAGGTCCGCCGCGCCGGTCAGCCGGTGGCGCTGACGCCGACCGAGATGCGGCTGCTGCTGGAGTTCTCCTCCGCGCCGGGCACGGTGCTCTCCCGCGACAAGCTGCTGGAGCGGGTGTGGGACTACGGCTGGGGCGGGGACACCCGCGTCGTCGACGTGCACGTGCAGCGGCTGCGGCAGAAGATCGGCCAGGACCGGATCGAGACGGTCCGCGGGTTCGGCTACAAGTTGAAGGCCTGAGCAGGGGCAGGGGTATGAGGGGGCACTTCCGGCGCCTGGTCGCCGCTGGTCTGGAGCGGGCGGGCATCCGCACGGGCCTCAGATGGAAGCTGAGCGCGGCCATCGCGCTGGTGGGCGCGCTGGTGGCGATCGCGCTGAGCCTCGTCGTGCACAACGCCGCCCGGGTCTCGATGCTGGACAACGCGCGGGACCTCGCCGACGAGCGGATCATGATCGCCCAGCGCAACTTCGAGCTGTCCGGGCGGATGAACTTCCCCAACACCAAGATCAACGACCCGGATCTGCCCCATGCGCTGCGGGACCGGGTCGAGGCGGGCCAGCGGGCGACCTACGTGGCGGACCGGCCGGGCGAGGTGCCCGACATATGGGCCGCCGTGCCGTTGAAGAACGGGCAGGTCATGTCGCTGCACTCGGGCTTCACCGACCGCAGCTCGGACATCCTCCAGGACCTCGACCAGGCCCTGCTCATCGGGTCCATCGCCGTCGTCCTCGGCGGCAGCGCGCTCGGGGTGCTCATCGGCGGGCACCTGTCGCGGCGGCTGCGCAAGGCGGCCATCGCCGCGGGCCAGCTCGCCGGCGGCGAGACGGACGTGCGCGTGCGGGACGCCATGGGCGGGGTCGTACGGGACGAGACGGACGATCTGGCGAGCGCGGTGGACGCCATGGCGGACGCGTTGCGGCAGCGCATCGAGGCCGAGCGGCGGGTCACCGCCGACATCGCGCACGAGCTGCGCACCCCGGTGACCGGGCTGCTGACCGCGGCGGAACTGCTGCCGCCCGGACGCCCGACCGAGCTGGTGCTGGACCGGGCGAAGGCCATGCGCACGCTGGTAGAGGACGTGCTGGAGGTGGCCCGGCTGGACGGGGCCTCCGAGCGGGCGGAGCTTCAGGACATCATGCTGGGGGAGTTCGTCGCCCGGCGGGTGGCGGCCAAGGATCCGGCGATCAAGGTGCGCATCGTGCACGAGTCGGAGGTCACCACCGACCCGCGACGCCTGGAGCGCGTCCTGTTCAACCTGCTGGCCAACGCGGCCCGGCACGGCAAGCCGCCCATCGAGGTCAGCGTCGAGGGCCGGGTCATCCGCGTGCGCGACCACGGACCCGGCTTCCCCGAGGACCTGCTCGCCGAGGGGCCGAGCCGCTTCCGCACCGGCAGCGCGGACCGGGCCGGGCACGGCCACGGTCTCGGCCTGACCATCGCGGCCGGGCAGGCCCGGGTGCTGGGCGCCCGGCTGACCTTCCGCAACGTCCGCACCCCCGGCACGCCGGAGCACCTCCCGGCCGAGGGTGCGGTCGCCGTGCTGTGGCTGCCGGAGCACGCGCCGACGAACACCGGGAGCTACCCGATGCTGCCGGGGTCGTGAGGGTGGCGCGGCGGATCAGCAGGACCAGTCCTGGTCCATGTCGAGTCCGCCCTCGCGGGGCTGTGTGAACGAGAACCAGTTGCCCGAGTCGTCGCGGAACAGCGCCTCCGTGCCGTACGGGCGCTCCTGCGGCTCCTGGAGGAACTCCACGCCGCGGTCCTTGAGCTTCTTGTAGTCGCCCTGGATGTCGTCGGTGGTCAGCACGCCCGCGCCGAGCACCCCCTTCGTCACCAGCTTGCGGACCATCTCGGCGGACTCGGGGTCCATCGCGGGCCCGCCGGGCACCATCAGTGTCAGCTCGACGTCGGGCTGGTTCGGCGAGCCGACCGTGAGCCAGCGCATGCCGCCCTCGCCCATGGTCATGTCCGTACGGACCTCCAGGCCCAGCTTCTCCGTGTAGAACTCCTTGGCGCGGTCCTGGTCGAGGACCCAGACGGTCGAGATGGCGAGACCCTTGATCATGGCGTGCTCCTGCTCTGACTCTGTGGCGGTGGCGGTGGCGGTGGCGGTGGCGGTGGCGGTGGCGGTGGCGGTGGCTGTAGCTGCGGCTGCGGCTGCGGCCGGTTGTGCCCGCCCTGCCACGGTAGGCAGCGGGGGTGTCAGCCCGCTTCTCCGGAATTGCGCTTCTCGCCGGTGCCGGGCGCGGAACGGAAGCCGCCGGCCCAGAGCATGGCGTAGCAGCCGGGTATGAGGGCGGCCCCCCGGCCCACGTGCTTCGTGCGGTACTCGCTCGGTGTCAGCCCGGTCCAGGCCTTGAAGCGGGCCGAGAACGTGCCCACGCTGCTGAAGCCGACCAGGTGGCAGATCTCCGTCACCGACAGGTTCGCGGTGCGCAGCAGGTCCTCGGCGCGCTCGATGCGGCGGTGCGTCAGGTACTGGCCGGGGGTCTCACCGTAGGCCTCCCTGAAGGCACGGATGAAGTGATACCGCGAGTACCCGGCGTGTGCGGCGACGGTGTCCAGGTCCAGCTCGGGGTCGGCCCAGTCCCGGTCCATGACGTCCTTGGCGAGCCGCATCCGCCGCGTCCTGTCCATGGGACCGATGGTGGCACGGGGGTGTGACAGCGGCCCCTCGCCGGTGGCCGGGCAGTTCGCGGCCGGGCATGACGAAGGCCCCCGGGCGGACACTCCCGGGGGCCTCGTACGGTGCGGTCAGACGGCCTCGACCATGGGCGGCTGCGCCGCCGGGGTGTCCGGCTTGCCGTCCTCCTTCGGTCCCGCTCCCTTCAGCGGCACCTCCTTGACGAACACGGCCGCCACGAGGGCGACCACCGCCACCACGGCTCCGAGCAGGAACGCCGTGTGCGTGCCGGCGGAGACCGCGTGCTGGTACGCCTCCCGGATCAGCACCGGGAGCTTCTCCAGGCTCTTGGCGTCGAGCTGTGCCGACTGCTCGGTCACCTTGGAGCCCAGCGCCCCGGCCCGCTCGCTCATGACGTCCTGGACGCGGTTGTTGAACAGCGCGCCCATGATCGCGACGCCGAAGGAGGAGCCGAGCGTACGGAACAGGGTGGACGACGAGGACGCGACGCCCATGTCCTTCATCTCCACGCTGTTCTGCGCGACCAGCATGGTGATCTGCATCAGGCAGCCCATGCCGAGTCCGACCACGGCCATGAAGACACCGGAGGTCAGTCGGGAGGTGCCGGTGTCCATCGTGGACAGCAGGTACAGGCCGACGATCATCAGCGCGCTGCCGGCGATCGGGAAGACCTTGTACTTGCCGGAGTTCGTGGTCACCCGCCCGGCGACCATCGAGGTCACGAGCATCGCACCGAGCATCGGCAGGAGCAGCAGCCCGGAGTTGGTCGCGGAAGCACCCTGCACGGACTGCTGGTACAGCGGCAGGAAGAGCGTCGCGCCGAACATCACGAAGCCGGTGATGAAGCCGATGACCGACATCAGCGTGAAGTTGAGGCTGCGGAAGATGTGCAGCGGCAGGATCGGCTCGGCGGCCCTGGTCTGCCAGAACACGAACCCGACCAGCGCGGCGATGCCGATGCCGATCAGCTCCATGATCCGCGCGGAGCTCCAGGCGTACTCCGTGCCGCCCCACGTGGTGACGAGCACGATCGCGGTGATGCCGACGGTCAGCAGCGCGGCGCCGAGGTAGTCGATCCGTGCCTCGGAGCGCTTCTTCGGCAGGTGCAGCACGGCACCGACGGCGGCGAGCGCCACCGCTCCGAGCGGCAGGTTGATGTAGAAGGCCCAGCGCCAGCCCCAATTGTCGGTGATCGTGCCGCCGACCAGCGGGCCGCCGATCATCGCCAGCGCCATGACGCCGGCCATCATGCCCTGGTACTTGCCGCGCTCGCGGGGCGGGATCAGGTCACCGATGATCGCCATGACACCGACCATCAGACCGCCGGCGCCGAGGCCCTGCACGGCACGGAAGCCGATCAGCTCACCCATGTTCTGGGCCATGCCGCTGAGCGCGGAACCGACCAGGAAGATCACGATGGACGTCATGAACGTGCCCTTGCGGCCGTACATGTCGCCGAGCTTGCCCCACAGCGGGGTGGAGGCCGCGGTGGCGAGCGTGTAGGCGGTGACGACCCACGCGAGGTGTTCGAGTCCGCCCAGCTCACCGACGATCGTCGGCATCGCGGTGCCGATGATCATGTTGTCGAGCATCGCGAGCATCATCGCGATCATCAGCGCGAGCAGGACCACCCGCACGCTCTTGGGTTGTTTCCCCCCAGCGTCGGCCGCCGGTGTGTCCGTCGTGTCCGTCATCGCTTCCCACTCCCCCTGCTACCGCTACTTACTTGCCGACCGGCTAGTGACTACACTCGGAAGCTAGCGGCGGAACTAGCCGGGCGTCAAGTAAGTTTTATGGAAAGCGGGGGCGTAGGAGGATGGGCGGCACCATGGACGGCACCAAGCAGCGGCGCCGCGGGGACACCCGCCGGCGCATCCAGGATGTGGCCCTCGAACTCTTCGCGGAGCACGGCTACGAGAAGACCTCCCTGCGCGAGATCGCCGAGCGCCTGGACGTCACCAAGGCCGCGCTCTACTACCACTTCAAAACGAAGGAAGAGATCCTCGTCAGCATCTTCGAGGACCTCACCCAGCCGATCGAGGACCTGATCGAGTGGGGCCGGCAGCAGCCGCACACCCTCGCGACCAAGCAGGAGATCATCCGCCGCTACGCCGACACCCTCGCCGAGGCGACGCCGCTGTTCCGCTTCATGCACGAGAACCAGGCGACGGTACGGGACCTGCGGATCGGCGAGTCCTTCAAGGCCCGCATCCACAGCCTGCGCGACATCATCGTCGACCCGGACGCGGACCTGGTCGACCAGGTCCGCTGCGCCAGCGCGATCTTCACGCTGCACGCCGGCATGTTCCTGCTCCAGGACATGGGAGACGACCCCGAGGAGAAGAACAAAGCCGTCCTCGAGGTCGCCACCGATCTGGTGACCCAGGCCCACCGGGGAGCCGGGGGCTCCTAGGGCCTGGGGATCGCACCTGGGGTCAGACCGTCACGCCCTTGGCGCGCAGGAACTTCACCGGGTCGACCGCCGAGCCGTAGTTCGGGGTCGTACGGATCTCGAAGTGCAGGTGGGGGCCGCTCGAGTTACCGGTGTTGCCGGACTTGGCGATCTCCTGGCCGGTCTTGACTATCTGGCCGACGTGCACCGTGACCTTCGACAGGTGGGCGTACTGGGAGTACGTGCCGTTGCCGTGCTTGATCACGACGGCGTTGCCGTACGCGGGGCCGTCGCCGGCGCCGTTGCCGCCGGCCTTGACCACGGTGCCGCCGTGGGCGGCGACGACCTGGGTGCCACTCGGCACGGCGAAGTCCTGGCCGCTGTGCTTGTGCGCCCACATGCCGCCGTTCTGGGCGAAGCTCGCGGAGAGGCTGTACTTCTTCACCGGGTCGACCCAGGAGGGCTTGGCCTTCTTGGCGGCTGCCTTCTTGGCAGCGGCCTTCTTCTCGGCCGCCTTCTTCGCGGCGGCGGCCTTGGCGGCCTTCTCGGCCTTCACGGCCTCGGCCTTGGCGGCCTTGGCCTGGACGGCGGCCTGCGCCTGCACGGCACTGGCGGCACCGGACGCGGCCGTGGTGTCGGCGGCGGACGCGACCCCGGCTCCCAGTGCGACCGAGACACCAAGGCCGGCGGCCAGCACGGTCGCACGGGTGCGGAGCTGGGACGTACGGGAAGAACGGGACGTGACGCGCTGGGACATCGAAACCTCGTGTGGAAGGGGACGGAGAAAACCACCCGGCGCACAACCGCTCGCCGTGTGGCCATCCCTTGGTAACCCGAAGTCCGACAAACTCCCAAAAGCGTGATCTACGACGCTAGTTAGTAATTTGGTTCAGTGTTCTACGTCTCTTGACACAGCAGTCATTCGGGACGAATCAGGGCACTGACCCGCACTTCCACCCCTGCCGCGGGGAAAGAATCCCTTTCCTCCCGGCCCGTTATCCACTATTCCATCTAGTAACGGACATATCGCCTGTGCGCCATGTCACCAGGGGCCCTCTTCAGCCATTCCGGAAATGTGGCGCACGCCTCTAGGCACTTACCGCCCGGTAACCCTACGGTTCCCCTCGCGCCACCCTCGCGCACGAGCATGCACACGACATGTTGGCAGCGTCATTGACGTGAGAGGACCCCCACGACATGCAGACCCGACGCCCCTGGTTGCGCCGCGCATCAGTGACCGCCGTCTCGGCGGCGGCCCTCGTGGCCATGGCCGCACCGGCCGACGCCGCGACCACCAGCCAGGCCTCCACGACCGCCGCCACGGCCGCCACCGCGGCCGCGGACGTCGACTACGGCACCTGGCAGAAGGACTGCCAGGCGGTGATGAACCAGGCGATGCCCTATCTGAAACAGCGGATCGCGGCCACGAAGCCGGGCGAGAAGCAGGCCATCGTCTTCGACATCGACAACACGACGCTGGAGACGGACTTCGGCTTCAGCTACCCGCAACCGGCCAACAAGCCCGTCCTGGAGGCCGCCAGATACGCGCAGGAGCGCGGCGTCACCCTGTTCTTCGTCACCGCCCGGCCGGACATCATCGCCTCGTTCACCCAGTACAACCTGAAGCAGGCCGGCTACCAGGTCTCGGGGCTCTACGTCCGCAACTTCATCGACCTGTTCAAGAACGTCGCCGAGTACAAGACGGCCCAGCGCGTGGACATCGAGCGCAAGGGCTACACGATCATCGCGAACATCGGCAACAGCGCCACCGACCTCTCGGGCGGCCACGCCGAGAAGACGTACAAGCTGCCGGACTACGACGGGCAGCTGTCCTAGGGAGCGTCCGGGCATGAGGAAGGGGCCGGTGCTGTTCAGCACCGGCCCCTTCTCACTTTGGGTCGTTACGCTCAGGCGTCCTTGCTCAGGTTCGGGCCCGTGCCACCGGCCGCCTGCTCGATCGGCGGGACGTCCGGGAGGGGCGCCTTCTCCTCGCCGCGGAAGGTGAAGGTCTTGGTGTCGCCCTCGCCCTCCGTGTCGACGACCACGATGTGACCGGGGCGCAGCTCGCCGAAGAGGATCTTCTCCGACAGCGAGTCCTCGATCTCACGCTGGATGGTGCGACGCAGCGGACGCGCACCCAGCACCGGGTCGTAGCCCTTCTTGGACAGCAGCTCCTTGGCGGACTGGGAGAGCTCGATGCCCATGTCCCGGTCCTTCAGGCGCTCGTCGACCTTGCCGATCATCAGGTCGACGATCTGGAGGATGTCGTCCTGGCTGAGCTGCGGGAAGACGACCACGTCGTCGACGCGGTTGAGGAACTCGGGCCGGAAGTGCTGCTTGAGCTCGTCCGAGACCTTGTTCTTCATGCGCTCGTAGTTGGACTTCGTGTCGCCCTGGGCCGCGAAGCCCAGGTTGAAGCCCTTGGAGATGTCCCGCGTGCCGAGGTTGGTCGTCATGATGATGACCGTGTTCTTGAAGTCCACGACCCGACCCTGGGAGTCGGTCAGGCGACCGTCCTCCAGGATCTGCAGCAGCGAGTTGAAGATGTCCGGGTGGGCCTTCTCGACCTCGTCGAAGAGGACGACGGAGAACGGCTTGCGGCGGACCTTCTCGGTGAGCTGGCCGCCCTCCTCGTAGCCCACGTAGCCGGGGGGCGAACCGAAGAGCCGCGAGACCGTGTGCTTCTCGCTGAACTCCGACATGTCGAGGGAGATCAGCGCGTCCTCGTCGCCGAAGAGGAACTCGGCGAGCGCCTTGGACAGCTCGGTCTTACCGACACCGGAGGGGCCGGCGAAGATGAACGAGCCACCGGGACGCTTCGGGTCCTTCAGACCGGCACGCGTACGGCGGATCGCCTTCGACAGCGCCTTGACGGCGTCGACCTGGCCGATGACCCGCTTGTGGAGCTCGTCCTCCATGCGCAGCAGGCGGGAGGACTCCTCCTCGGTCAGCTTGAAGACCGGGATGCCGGTGGCCGTGGCGAGGACCTCGGCGATCAGCTCGCCGTCGACCTCGGCGACGACGTCCATGTCGCCGGCCTTCCACTCCTTCTCCCGCTTGGCCTTGGCGGCCAGGAGCTGCTTCTCCTTGTCGCGCAGGGAGGCGGCCTTCTCGAAGTCCTGCGAGTCGATCGCGGACTCCTTGTCGCGGCGGACGCCGGCGATCTTCTCGTCGAACTCGCGCAGGTCCGGCGGCGCGGTCATCCGGCGGATGCGCATCCGGGAACCGGCCTCGTCGATCAGGTCGATCGCCTTGTCCGGCAGGAAGCGGTCCGAGATGTACCGGTCGGCCAGGGTGGCGGCCTGGACCAGCGCCTCGTCCGTGATGGAGACGCGGTGGTGGGCCTCGTACCGGTCACGCAGACCCTTGAGGATCTCGATCGTGTGCGGCAGGGACGGCTCCGCGACCTGGATGGGCTGGAAGCGGCGCTCGAGGGCGGCGTCCTTCTCCAGGTGCTTGCGGTACTCGTCCAGCGTGGTGGCACCGATGGTCTGCAGCTCACCGCGGGCCAGCATCGGCTTCAGGATGGAAGCCGCGTCGATGGCGCCCTCGGCGGCACCCGCACCGACCAGCGTGTGGAGCTCGTCGATGAACAGGATGATGTCGCCGCGGGTGCGGATCTCCTTGAGGACCTTCTTCAGGCGCTCCTCGAAGTCACCGCGGTAGCGGGAGCCGGCGACCAGCGCGCCGAGGTCCAGGGTGTAGAGGTGCTTGTCCTTGAGGGTCTCGGGCACCTCGCCCTTGACGATGGCCTGGGCGAGGCCCTCGACGACGGCGGTCTTGCCGACGCCGGGCTCACCGATCAGCACCGGGTTGTTCTTGGTACGGCGGGACAGCACCTGCATGACCCGCTCGATCTCCTTCTCGCGCCCGATGACCGGGTCGAGCTTGGACTCACGAGCGGCCTGGGTGAGGTTCCGGCCGAACTGGTCGAGGACCAGGGACGTGGAGGGGGTGCCCTCGGCAGGACCGCCGGCGGTGGCGGTCTCCTTGCCCTGGTAACCGGAGAGCAGCTGGATCACCTGCTGCCGCACGCGGTTCAGATCTGCGCCCAGCTTGACGAGGACCTGGGCGGCGACGCCCTCGCCCTCGCGGATCAGGCCGAGCAGGATGTGCTCCGTGCCGATGTAGTTGTGGCCCAGCTGAAGGGCCTCGCGGAGCGACAGCTCCAGGACCTTCTTGGCACGGGGGGTGAAGGGGATGTGGCCGGACGGGGCCTGCTGGCCCTGGCCGATGATCTCCTCCACCTGCTGGCGGACCGCCTCGAGCGAAATCCCGAGGCTCTCAAGGGCCTTGGCGGCGACACCTTCACCCTCGTGGATCAGGCCCAGGAGGATGTGCTCAGTGCCGATGTAGTTGTGGTTGAGCATCCGGGCTTCTTCCTGAGCCAGGACGACAACCCGCCGCGCGCGGTCGGTGAACCTCTCGAACATCGTTAATCGCTCCTCAGAGCGGTCAGGCAGTGGGGGGAACTTCCCCTCCCTGTCCTTCCGCAGCTTAGTCCCGCAAGCGGGGACCGCTCATTCCAACTGCCGACACCGTCCTTGGCCTCCTGACCCCGAACGCCGACATCTGCTCCAACCCGATGGTGCGAGACGATGTTCCCGCAGGCCAGGCAGATACCCCACTCGCCAGTACGCCGATGGCGAACGTGAGACGTCCTTTCCTGCGTGTCGCCCCCTCCCACTAGGGATGTCTTACCCGCAGGGACCGGAAGTCCATGCCGGGCGCCCCCGTTCCCTCCGCTACGGGCGAACAACCTTGCGCCTCCCCGCACCCCCCGCGCGCCCCCGATTCGCCACGCTGTGCGCTCACGACGCCACCCAGCGTAACCCGCAGGCGCTTTCGGCTGTTGCACTTGGCATGTTCGGCGCCTCTCAGCCCGTGACCGCATCCTCGACTCCGCTCGTCCCGCTGGTCCCGCTCCCCCGCCGGCCGCTCGACCCGGCCGGCGCGAGCGGTCAGGTCCGGTGGTGGTACGAGAACGAACTGGGGTGGCCGACGGTGCCCGGCGATCCGCTGCATCTGCCGGTGGGAGTGCGCTGGGACGTCCTGGACGTCCCGGCGGAGGCGGGGCACGCGGCCCTGCGGCGCCTGGCGCCCGGCTCCCCCGTCGCGCTGCACCGCGACCGGATGCTGCTCCTGGTGGCCGCGGGCGGCGCGGAGGAGCTCCCCGGGCTGCTGGAGTGGCTGGACTGGGGCGCCCTGTCGCTGGATCTGGTGGCGATCGGTGCGGGCGGCCTCATGGAGGCGCCGTCGCCCCCGGTGCCGCGCGGGGAGAGAGCGATGCCGCCGGCGCGCGGGTCGCACGCTGCGGCGCCCTGCGAGGCGGGTGTTCCGCCTGCTCCCCGGGACCGGGTCGGTTCCCAGGGGGCCGCCGTGTGGCTGCGGCCCCCCGAGCCGGGATGCGAGGTCGAGGCCTCGCTGCCGACGCTGTCGGCGCTGGGGGGCGGTGGGGGCGCCCCCGATCTCGTGCGGCTGGTGAACACGGTGGCCACGCAGTGCCACCGGGTCCGGCTGCGGCGCGTGTGCGCCCAGCCACCGGCCAAGCGTGCGCAGGGTCGGTAGGGCCGCTGTTCAGCCGTTGGCCTTCTCGTAAGCCTCGCGGATGGTCGCGGGAACACGGCCGCGGTCGTTGACCTCGTAACCGTTCTCCTTCGCCCAGGCGCGGATCGCCGCGGTGTCCTGGCTGCCGCTCGAAGCGGCGCGGGCCTTTCCACGCCCGCCCGAAGCACGGCCTCCGGTACGACGACCGCCCTTCACGTAAGGCTCGAGAAGGCCACGGAGCTTGTCCGCATTGGCAGTGGTGAGGTCGATCTCGTACGTCTTGCCGTCCAGCGCGAACGTCACGGTCTCGTCCGCCTCGCCACCGTCGAGGTCGTCGACAAGAAGGACCTGAACCTTCTGTGCCACCGGATTTCCTTTCATCGATATCTTCAGGGCGGGTGTGCCGGCGTCCGCCGTATCGCCGTCCCCTGTTATATGCAGTACTGCAGTACGTCGGAAAGCAAACCGCTTTTGCCGGAAAAACACAAACCCCCGGCAGAGACCGGCAGCCCGGCCCCGGTCCGGAAACGTGCGCGTTTCGGACATAGGGCACCGGGGCAGGGCGGGCTCGCGGAATATGCCTTGGCGAACCGGTCGGACCCTTCGGTGACCTACTTGCGCCCGGCGATCACAGATGCAGAAGCATCCGGCTGTTGCCCAAGGTGTTCGGTTTCACTCGTTCGAGTCCGAGGAACTCCGCGACGCCCTCGTCATAGGAACGCAGGAGCTCCGCGTAGACATCCGTGTCGACGGGCGTCTCGCCGATCTCCACGAAGCCGTGCTTGGTGAAGAAGTCGACTTCGAAGGTCAGACAGAAAACACGGCGAACACCGAGCCAGCGGGCGGTCTGCAGCAACTTCTCCAGCACGCGGTGTCCGACGCCGGCGCCCTGCAAGCCGGGCTTCACCGCGAGAGTGCGCACTTCCGCGAGGTCTTCCCACATCACGTGCAGCGCGCCGCAGCCGACGACCTCGGCGTTGTCGTCCCGTTCGGCGACCCAGAACTCCTGGATGTCCTCGTAAAGCGTCACCGTTGCTTTGTCGAGCAGGATGCGGCCGCGGACGTAGGCGTCAAGGAGGCCCCGTACGGCCGGGACGTCGCTGGTGCGGGCCCGTCGGACGGTGATGGCTTTTGCGGTGGCTTCGGGGCTCTTCGCGGACATGACGGGACGCTATCGCCCGCCGAGGTCCCGGGGGGAGGCGGGGTTCTCCCCGGGCCCTTCCCCGGGTTCCGCTCGTTCGGCCGGTTCTGCGGATTCCGACGGTTCGGTCGGTTCCTGGGTTTCCGGACCCTGGACGATGCGGACGGCATCGGTGAGAGACTGCCGCTGTTCCTCGCTCATCATGCCGAAGAAGGCGACGAGAGCCGCGGCGGGGTTGTCGCTCTGCGACCAGGCGTCGTTCATCAGGGCGGCTGCGTAGGCGGCGCGGGTGGAGACCGCCTCATATCGATAGGCACGGCCTTCCGCCTCGCGGCGTACCCAGCCCTTCTGATGGAGATTGTCCAAAACGGTCATCACGGTGGTGTACGCGATGGACCGCTCCTTCTGAAGATCTTCCAGGACTTCTCGAACGGTCACCGGGCGGTTCCACTTCCACACCCGCGACATGACCGCGTCTTCGAGTTCTCCCAATGGGCGAGGCACAGCTCAGAACAATAGTGGGAGATCCCGGTAATGGCGTGGCGGACGTGCGCGGGACCGGCGAACGGGAACAAAAAGGGCGTACGGCTCGTGGATGCGGGCGCCGCGGGGTGCGGGTCCGCCGAGTCGTACGCCCTCGGGGGGTGGGGTCAGGCGTCGGCCGTCGGGGACGTCGCGGTGGACTGGCGGGCACCCTCCACGCGCGCGAGGGCGGCGTCCACGGCCGCGTCCTCCTTGGCCTTGTTGGCGCCGCCCTGGGTCTTCACGATCACCCGGATCACGCCGATGAAGAAGACGGCCATGACGGCCGGGGGCAGGAGCGCGGAGACGTAGTCCATGGATCCAGGGTAGCCACGTCAGCCGACGGCGAGCTGCTGGGGGTTGGCCGGGGGTGGCGGGGCCGGCTTGCGGCGCGGGAAGACCTCGCCCGGGGTGGGGATCGGACGGGAGGGCTTCGGGGTGTCCGGGCCGGGGGCCGGGGCCGGGGCGGGCTTGGGGGCCGGCGGCTTGCGGGCGGGCTTCTTCTCGGGCTGCTTCTCCGTGCCGTCCTCGGCGGCTGCGCCGACGGGGGCGCGGCGGCCTCCGGGGAT
Protein-coding regions in this window:
- the cseC gene encoding two-component system sensor histidine kinase CseC — translated: MRGHFRRLVAAGLERAGIRTGLRWKLSAAIALVGALVAIALSLVVHNAARVSMLDNARDLADERIMIAQRNFELSGRMNFPNTKINDPDLPHALRDRVEAGQRATYVADRPGEVPDIWAAVPLKNGQVMSLHSGFTDRSSDILQDLDQALLIGSIAVVLGGSALGVLIGGHLSRRLRKAAIAAGQLAGGETDVRVRDAMGGVVRDETDDLASAVDAMADALRQRIEAERRVTADIAHELRTPVTGLLTAAELLPPGRPTELVLDRAKAMRTLVEDVLEVARLDGASERAELQDIMLGEFVARRVAAKDPAIKVRIVHESEVTTDPRRLERVLFNLLANAARHGKPPIEVSVEGRVIRVRDHGPGFPEDLLAEGPSRFRTGSADRAGHGHGLGLTIAAGQARVLGARLTFRNVRTPGTPEHLPAEGAVAVLWLPEHAPTNTGSYPMLPGS
- a CDS encoding VOC family protein, which gives rise to MIKGLAISTVWVLDQDRAKEFYTEKLGLEVRTDMTMGEGGMRWLTVGSPNQPDVELTLMVPGGPAMDPESAEMVRKLVTKGVLGAGVLTTDDIQGDYKKLKDRGVEFLQEPQERPYGTEALFRDDSGNWFSFTQPREGGLDMDQDWSC
- a CDS encoding helix-turn-helix transcriptional regulator, with the protein product MDRTRRMRLAKDVMDRDWADPELDLDTVAAHAGYSRYHFIRAFREAYGETPGQYLTHRRIERAEDLLRTANLSVTEICHLVGFSSVGTFSARFKAWTGLTPSEYRTKHVGRGAALIPGCYAMLWAGGFRSAPGTGEKRNSGEAG
- a CDS encoding MDR family MFS transporter, whose protein sequence is MTDTTDTPAADAGGKQPKSVRVVLLALMIAMMLAMLDNMIIGTAMPTIVGELGGLEHLAWVVTAYTLATAASTPLWGKLGDMYGRKGTFMTSIVIFLVGSALSGMAQNMGELIGFRAVQGLGAGGLMVGVMAIIGDLIPPRERGKYQGMMAGVMALAMIGGPLVGGTITDNWGWRWAFYINLPLGAVALAAVGAVLHLPKKRSEARIDYLGAALLTVGITAIVLVTTWGGTEYAWSSARIMELIGIGIAALVGFVFWQTRAAEPILPLHIFRSLNFTLMSVIGFITGFVMFGATLFLPLYQQSVQGASATNSGLLLLPMLGAMLVTSMVAGRVTTNSGKYKVFPIAGSALMIVGLYLLSTMDTGTSRLTSGVFMAVVGLGMGCLMQITMLVAQNSVEMKDMGVASSSSTLFRTLGSSFGVAIMGALFNNRVQDVMSERAGALGSKVTEQSAQLDAKSLEKLPVLIREAYQHAVSAGTHTAFLLGAVVAVVALVAAVFVKEVPLKGAGPKEDGKPDTPAAQPPMVEAV
- a CDS encoding TetR/AcrR family transcriptional regulator, with protein sequence MGGTMDGTKQRRRGDTRRRIQDVALELFAEHGYEKTSLREIAERLDVTKAALYYHFKTKEEILVSIFEDLTQPIEDLIEWGRQQPHTLATKQEIIRRYADTLAEATPLFRFMHENQATVRDLRIGESFKARIHSLRDIIVDPDADLVDQVRCASAIFTLHAGMFLLQDMGDDPEEKNKAVLEVATDLVTQAHRGAGGS
- a CDS encoding M23 family metallopeptidase: MSQRVTSRSSRTSQLRTRATVLAAGLGVSVALGAGVASAADTTAASGAASAVQAQAAVQAKAAKAEAVKAEKAAKAAAAKKAAEKKAAAKKAAAKKAKPSWVDPVKKYSLSASFAQNGGMWAHKHSGQDFAVPSGTQVVAAHGGTVVKAGGNGAGDGPAYGNAVVIKHGNGTYSQYAHLSKVTVHVGQIVKTGQEIAKSGNTGNSSGPHLHFEIRTTPNYGSAVDPVKFLRAKGVTV
- a CDS encoding HAD family acid phosphatase, translated to MQTRRPWLRRASVTAVSAAALVAMAAPADAATTSQASTTAATAATAAADVDYGTWQKDCQAVMNQAMPYLKQRIAATKPGEKQAIVFDIDNTTLETDFGFSYPQPANKPVLEAARYAQERGVTLFFVTARPDIIASFTQYNLKQAGYQVSGLYVRNFIDLFKNVAEYKTAQRVDIERKGYTIIANIGNSATDLSGGHAEKTYKLPDYDGQLS
- a CDS encoding ATP-dependent Clp protease ATP-binding subunit: MFERFTDRARRVVVLAQEEARMLNHNYIGTEHILLGLIHEGEGVAAKALESLGISLEAVRQQVEEIIGQGQQAPSGHIPFTPRAKKVLELSLREALQLGHNYIGTEHILLGLIREGEGVAAQVLVKLGADLNRVRQQVIQLLSGYQGKETATAGGPAEGTPSTSLVLDQFGRNLTQAARESKLDPVIGREKEIERVMQVLSRRTKNNPVLIGEPGVGKTAVVEGLAQAIVKGEVPETLKDKHLYTLDLGALVAGSRYRGDFEERLKKVLKEIRTRGDIILFIDELHTLVGAGAAEGAIDAASILKPMLARGELQTIGATTLDEYRKHLEKDAALERRFQPIQVAEPSLPHTIEILKGLRDRYEAHHRVSITDEALVQAATLADRYISDRFLPDKAIDLIDEAGSRMRIRRMTAPPDLREFDEKIAGVRRDKESAIDSQDFEKAASLRDKEKQLLAAKAKREKEWKAGDMDVVAEVDGELIAEVLATATGIPVFKLTEEESSRLLRMEDELHKRVIGQVDAVKALSKAIRRTRAGLKDPKRPGGSFIFAGPSGVGKTELSKALAEFLFGDEDALISLDMSEFSEKHTVSRLFGSPPGYVGYEEGGQLTEKVRRKPFSVVLFDEVEKAHPDIFNSLLQILEDGRLTDSQGRVVDFKNTVIIMTTNLGTRDISKGFNLGFAAQGDTKSNYERMKNKVSDELKQHFRPEFLNRVDDVVVFPQLSQDDILQIVDLMIGKVDERLKDRDMGIELSQSAKELLSKKGYDPVLGARPLRRTIQREIEDSLSEKILFGELRPGHIVVVDTEGEGDTKTFTFRGEEKAPLPDVPPIEQAAGGTGPNLSKDA